From one Cynocephalus volans isolate mCynVol1 chromosome X, mCynVol1.pri, whole genome shotgun sequence genomic stretch:
- the SNX12 gene encoding sorting nexin-12 isoform X1 gives MSDTAVADTRRLNSKPQDLTDAYGPPSNFLEIDIFNPQTVGVGRARFTTYEVRMRTNLPIFKLKESCVRRRYSDFEWLKNELERDSKIVVPPLPGKALKRQLPFRGDEGIFEESFIEERRQGLEQFINKIAGHPLAQNERCLHMFLQEEAIDRNYVPGKVRQ, from the exons ATGTCGGACACGGCAGTAGCTGACACTCGGCGCCTTAACTCGAAGCCGCAGGACCTGACCGACGCTTACGGGCCGCCAAGTAACTTCCTAGAGATCGACATCTTTAATCCACAGACGGTGGGCGTGGGCCGCGCGCGCTTCACCACCTATGAGGTTCGCATGCGG ACAAATCTACCTATCTTCAAGCTAAAGGAGTCCTGTGTACGACGGCGCTACAGTGACTTTGAGTGgctgaaaaatgagctggagcgAGATAGTAAG ATTGTAGTACCACCACTGCCTGGGAAAGCCTTGAAACGGCAGCTCCCTTTTCGAGGAGATGAAGGGATCTTTGAGGAGTCTTTCATTGAGGAAAGGAGGCAGGGCCTCGAACAGTTTATTAACAA AATTGCTGGGCACCCACTGGCTCAGAATGAACGCTGCCTACACATGTTCCTGCAAGAGGAGGCAATTGACAGGAACTACGTCCCCGGGAAGGTGCGCCAGTAG
- the SNX12 gene encoding sorting nexin-12 isoform X2, which produces MSDTAVADTRRLNSKPQDLTDAYGPPSNFLEIDIFNPQTVGVGRARFTTYETNLPIFKLKESCVRRRYSDFEWLKNELERDSKIVVPPLPGKALKRQLPFRGDEGIFEESFIEERRQGLEQFINKIAGHPLAQNERCLHMFLQEEAIDRNYVPGKVRQ; this is translated from the exons ATGTCGGACACGGCAGTAGCTGACACTCGGCGCCTTAACTCGAAGCCGCAGGACCTGACCGACGCTTACGGGCCGCCAAGTAACTTCCTAGAGATCGACATCTTTAATCCACAGACGGTGGGCGTGGGCCGCGCGCGCTTCACCACCTATGAG ACAAATCTACCTATCTTCAAGCTAAAGGAGTCCTGTGTACGACGGCGCTACAGTGACTTTGAGTGgctgaaaaatgagctggagcgAGATAGTAAG ATTGTAGTACCACCACTGCCTGGGAAAGCCTTGAAACGGCAGCTCCCTTTTCGAGGAGATGAAGGGATCTTTGAGGAGTCTTTCATTGAGGAAAGGAGGCAGGGCCTCGAACAGTTTATTAACAA AATTGCTGGGCACCCACTGGCTCAGAATGAACGCTGCCTACACATGTTCCTGCAAGAGGAGGCAATTGACAGGAACTACGTCCCCGGGAAGGTGCGCCAGTAG